Proteins encoded within one genomic window of Spirulina major PCC 6313:
- the minD gene encoding septum site-determining protein MinD: MTRIIVVTSGKGGVGKTTTTANLGTALAKRGHKVVLVDADFGLRNLDLLLGLENRVVYTAVEAIAGECRLEQALVKDKRQPSLALLPAAQNRNKESVTPEQMKKLVMALQKAFDYIVVDCPAGIELGFRNAISAANEAIIVTTPEVTAVRDADRVIGLLEANDIRAIRLIVNRIRPSMVEMQDMMSVEDVLEILAVPLLGIIPDDERIITASNRGEPIALNQDRSLPAIAFNNIARRLDGEEVPFLDLMAAHNNLFNRIRRFFRGSS, encoded by the coding sequence ATGACTCGAATTATCGTTGTGACCTCTGGGAAGGGGGGTGTAGGCAAAACAACAACAACCGCCAATCTAGGCACTGCCTTAGCGAAGCGGGGCCATAAAGTGGTGCTGGTGGATGCGGATTTTGGCTTACGGAATCTAGATTTACTCTTGGGGTTAGAAAATCGTGTCGTCTATACGGCTGTAGAAGCGATCGCCGGTGAATGTCGCCTCGAACAAGCCCTCGTCAAAGATAAACGCCAACCCAGTCTTGCCCTGCTCCCCGCTGCCCAAAACCGCAATAAAGAATCCGTCACCCCCGAACAGATGAAAAAACTGGTGATGGCGCTACAAAAAGCCTTTGATTATATTGTGGTGGACTGTCCGGCGGGGATTGAACTGGGCTTTCGTAATGCCATTTCGGCGGCCAATGAAGCGATCATCGTCACCACCCCCGAAGTCACCGCCGTCCGCGATGCCGATCGCGTCATCGGCCTCCTCGAAGCCAACGATATTCGCGCCATTCGGTTAATTGTCAACCGCATTCGCCCCTCCATGGTGGAAATGCAAGACATGATGAGCGTTGAAGATGTTTTAGAAATTTTAGCCGTGCCGCTGTTGGGGATCATTCCCGATGATGAGCGAATTATTACGGCGAGTAATCGCGGCGAACCGATCGCCCTCAATCAAGACCGATCCTTACCGGCGATCGCCTTTAACAACATTGCCCGCCGTCTGGATGGGGAAGAGGTTCCATTCCTGGACCTCATGGCCGCCCATAACAATCTGTTTAATCGAATTCGTCGCTTTTTCCGAGGGTCAAGTTAA
- the petN gene encoding cytochrome b6-f complex subunit PetN, whose translation MDIMTLGWVGVLSLFTWSIAMVVWARNGF comes from the coding sequence ATGGATATCATGACGCTGGGTTGGGTTGGAGTTTTATCTCTCTTTACATGGTCGATCGCGATGGTTGTCTGGGCGCGTAACGGATTCTAG
- a CDS encoding Mur ligase family protein — MNLLDRVRLGAAVATAKAITAIVKGLKLGAASVLPGSIARRLHPRLLPLLFEQVKSGVVLIVGTNGKTTTSLLLRTILEQQGKRVTHNATGANLINGLITALLADTDAFGTLDRDYAILEVDENILPLVLKDCRPRYILALNLFRDQLDRYGEVDTISRRWQSAIAPLPADTTIILNADDPTLNFLGQNLTQTVRYFGLNEPDRYLSEIPHAVDSIYCPQCGASLDYQGVYLSHLGDYACPSCDFKKHPLAINSPEWGQILIGIYNKYNTLAAALLAQTMGIDRNAITQTIQTFKAAFGRAEELTYEGKHIRILLSKNPVGLNESIRAVNELKLAGKSSVTFLILNDRTPDGTDVSWIWDVDTEPLTASGGIIIVSGDRTYDMALRIQYSQANAPGQANPCELIPDDNLQSALKTAIARTPAHETLHIVPTYSAMLEVRKLLTGREIL, encoded by the coding sequence ATGAATTTACTGGATCGAGTGCGATTGGGGGCAGCGGTTGCCACAGCAAAAGCAATCACGGCGATTGTGAAAGGACTCAAGCTCGGAGCCGCCAGCGTGCTTCCCGGTTCCATTGCCCGTCGTCTCCATCCCCGCTTACTCCCTTTACTGTTTGAGCAGGTCAAATCCGGTGTGGTGTTAATCGTCGGCACCAACGGCAAAACCACCACCTCCCTCCTGCTGCGCACCATCCTCGAACAGCAAGGCAAGCGCGTCACCCACAACGCCACCGGAGCCAACCTGATTAACGGCTTGATCACCGCCCTCCTCGCCGATACCGATGCCTTCGGCACCTTGGATCGGGATTATGCCATTCTCGAAGTGGATGAAAACATCCTGCCCCTGGTGCTCAAAGACTGCCGCCCCCGCTATATTTTGGCGTTGAATTTATTCCGTGATCAACTGGATCGCTACGGCGAAGTGGATACGATTAGCCGCCGCTGGCAAAGTGCGATCGCGCCCCTCCCCGCCGATACCACCATCATCCTCAACGCCGACGATCCCACCCTCAACTTCCTCGGCCAAAACCTCACCCAAACCGTCCGCTATTTCGGCCTCAATGAACCCGATCGCTACCTCAGCGAAATTCCCCACGCTGTCGATTCGATCTACTGCCCCCAATGTGGTGCATCCCTGGATTACCAAGGGGTTTATCTCTCTCACCTCGGCGATTATGCCTGCCCCAGTTGTGATTTCAAAAAACACCCTCTCGCCATCAATAGCCCAGAATGGGGACAAATCTTAATCGGTATTTACAACAAATACAACACCCTCGCCGCCGCCCTCCTCGCCCAAACCATGGGCATCGATCGCAACGCCATCACCCAAACCATTCAAACCTTTAAAGCCGCCTTTGGCCGCGCCGAAGAACTCACCTACGAGGGCAAACATATTCGCATTTTGTTGTCTAAAAATCCCGTCGGTTTAAACGAATCCATCCGCGCCGTCAATGAGTTAAAACTCGCTGGCAAATCCTCCGTCACCTTCCTGATTTTGAACGATCGCACCCCCGATGGCACCGATGTCTCTTGGATCTGGGATGTGGACACCGAACCCCTCACCGCATCGGGGGGCATAATCATCGTCAGCGGCGATCGCACCTATGACATGGCCCTCCGTATTCAATACAGCCAAGCCAACGCCCCCGGCCAAGCCAACCCCTGCGAACTGATCCCCGACGACAATCTGCAATCCGCCCTCAAGACTGCGATCGCCCGCACCCCCGCCCACGAAACCCTCCACATCGTCCCCACCTATTCCGCCATGCTCGAAGTCCGCAAACTCCTCACCGGCCGCGAAATTTTATAA
- the psb35 gene encoding photosystem II assembly protein Psb35 has translation MTLSSLNHLEAVVHTPIGLTLTLGIGFILAITLGSIAWYNSKRPLGWKDKERPDLIPKVESDA, from the coding sequence ATGACCCTTTCAAGCCTCAACCATCTCGAAGCCGTTGTGCATACCCCCATCGGTTTAACCTTGACCCTTGGGATTGGATTTATCCTCGCCATTACCCTCGGATCAATTGCCTGGTATAACTCCAAACGTCCCCTCGGCTGGAAGGATAAAGAACGCCCTGATCTGATCCCCAAAGTAGAATCCGATGCCTAA
- the minC gene encoding septum site-determining protein MinC codes for MSDPELTRPDDTDGASPAPEDSPPVPTAPPDDLTQGLAIPPHVAKGKGKSTGNPPEQPTANGETTLSEAPPEPPPATGLKNVSAQVRLTGQEGVVRVLLPDMDKTPTSWLEMWERLKQRLATGERFWQGGAIAHLVAGKHLLDGRQLQAIAEALASVDLDLQRVATSRRQTAVTAAGAGYSVEQTGPHLAKPAPTAQAWAEPLYLKSTVRSGVEVTHPGTIVVFGDTNPGSEIIAAGDIVVVGRLRGIAHAGAEGNRACQIFALKMEAMQLRIAEAIARPPETPVDQLYPEIAYMTATGIRLAPAHGFFKTHSFSRPAESWIESP; via the coding sequence ATGTCTGACCCTGAACTCACTCGCCCCGACGACACTGACGGTGCATCCCCCGCACCGGAGGACTCTCCACCCGTGCCGACCGCGCCGCCGGATGACCTAACCCAAGGGTTAGCGATTCCGCCCCATGTCGCCAAGGGTAAAGGAAAATCCACCGGGAACCCCCCGGAGCAGCCCACGGCGAACGGCGAGACGACATTGAGTGAGGCCCCACCAGAGCCACCCCCCGCCACGGGCTTAAAAAATGTCTCGGCTCAGGTGCGGTTGACGGGTCAGGAGGGGGTGGTGCGGGTGTTGTTGCCGGACATGGATAAAACCCCCACGTCTTGGCTGGAAATGTGGGAGCGGCTAAAGCAACGCCTTGCTACGGGGGAACGCTTTTGGCAGGGGGGCGCGATCGCCCATCTCGTCGCGGGGAAACATTTACTTGATGGGCGGCAATTGCAGGCGATCGCCGAAGCCCTAGCCAGCGTCGATCTGGATCTACAACGGGTCGCCACCAGTCGCCGCCAAACCGCCGTCACCGCTGCTGGAGCCGGCTATTCCGTCGAGCAAACGGGCCCGCATTTGGCAAAACCCGCCCCCACTGCCCAGGCTTGGGCTGAACCGCTTTACCTTAAATCCACGGTGCGATCGGGGGTAGAGGTGACCCATCCGGGGACGATTGTGGTGTTTGGGGATACGAATCCGGGCAGTGAGATTATTGCAGCGGGGGATATTGTGGTGGTGGGTCGCCTGCGGGGCATTGCCCATGCGGGGGCAGAGGGAAACCGCGCCTGTCAGATTTTTGCCCTCAAAATGGAGGCGATGCAGCTTCGGATTGCGGAGGCGATCGCTCGTCCCCCCGAAACCCCCGTCGATCAGCTTTATCCCGAAATTGCCTACATGACCGCCACCGGTATTCGTCTGGCCCCAGCCCATGGCTTTTTTAAAACCCATTCCTTTTCGCGTCCGGCCGAAAGTTGGATAGAATCACCCTGA
- a CDS encoding efflux RND transporter periplasmic adaptor subunit yields the protein MSQSSTPESSPLKVNPPKAKAAPKAAPKPAPSPQKLLPEPPSSLSEPIFAVPRWIAIAGVLTALAAAGFIPVPNDVITAGVLEPPITNRLFMQVPGTVVEFFVETGDLIQPNQKIARVSTLELEDEILTTQQQLQEQERQLDQLQQRLPVLHSRMMETQMASQAIQNQAGRINQRLTSEPPAIQQIRQQQVVMLQNIQALRTEIAHLEDQEAIVRADLKRYRAIWAKPGGRGVLSEQEVGRKRSELSTVLSTKDRKISEISSIQQQISGKNAEVATLQQDWQEELGASSDRWQQNNASIITAQRELFAAQSELTHLQTLVNTSKQKLQTLQERRDTSQTLITTEGGRVLSTDLQEKLGRKMQENESILEIANIDSLDVAIDVPQVDKTNVAKGAIVKIRFHEPGYPVRTAIIQDIDPEVKTDDTGQKLLTARTTINNPEYLLLPNQKINAQIVGKKIPLYEKITLEVRKHLNWTRYGFGE from the coding sequence ATGTCTCAATCTTCTACCCCAGAATCTTCCCCCCTCAAAGTCAATCCCCCGAAGGCAAAAGCCGCACCCAAGGCCGCACCTAAACCCGCACCGTCACCCCAAAAACTGCTCCCAGAGCCTCCAAGTTCCCTCTCTGAACCCATTTTTGCCGTGCCGCGTTGGATTGCGATCGCAGGCGTGCTCACCGCCCTCGCTGCCGCTGGCTTCATCCCAGTTCCCAACGATGTCATCACAGCAGGCGTCCTCGAACCCCCCATCACTAACCGCCTGTTTATGCAAGTCCCCGGCACCGTCGTCGAGTTTTTTGTGGAAACGGGAGACCTGATCCAACCCAATCAAAAAATCGCCCGCGTCAGCACCCTCGAACTCGAAGACGAAATCCTCACCACTCAACAACAACTCCAAGAACAAGAACGCCAACTCGACCAACTTCAGCAACGTCTCCCCGTCCTCCACAGCCGGATGATGGAAACCCAAATGGCCAGCCAAGCGATCCAAAATCAAGCCGGACGGATTAATCAACGGCTCACCAGCGAACCCCCCGCCATCCAACAAATCCGCCAGCAACAGGTGGTGATGTTGCAAAATATCCAAGCCCTCCGCACCGAAATCGCCCACCTCGAAGATCAAGAAGCAATCGTGCGGGCGGATTTGAAACGCTACCGTGCGATCTGGGCGAAACCCGGTGGGCGGGGTGTGTTGAGTGAGCAGGAAGTTGGGCGCAAACGGAGCGAATTGAGTACGGTACTCAGTACCAAAGACCGCAAAATTAGCGAAATCAGCAGCATTCAGCAACAAATCAGTGGGAAAAATGCTGAGGTCGCGACCTTGCAGCAGGATTGGCAAGAGGAATTAGGGGCAAGTAGCGATCGCTGGCAGCAAAACAACGCCAGCATCATCACCGCCCAGCGCGAACTCTTCGCCGCCCAAAGCGAACTTACCCACCTCCAAACCCTCGTTAACACCTCCAAACAAAAACTCCAAACCCTCCAAGAACGCCGCGACACCAGCCAAACCCTCATCACCACAGAAGGCGGCAGGGTGCTCTCAACCGATCTTCAGGAAAAGCTCGGACGCAAAATGCAGGAGAACGAATCGATTCTCGAAATTGCCAATATTGACAGTCTTGATGTGGCGATCGATGTGCCCCAGGTGGATAAGACCAATGTAGCCAAAGGTGCGATCGTCAAGATTCGCTTTCACGAACCGGGTTATCCTGTCCGCACTGCCATTATTCAAGACATTGATCCCGAAGTTAAAACTGACGACACCGGCCAGAAACTCCTCACTGCCCGCACCACTATTAATAATCCTGAATATCTCCTATTACCCAATCAAAAAATCAACGCCCAGATTGTAGGGAAGAAAATCCCGCTCTATGAAAAAATCACTCTCGAAGTCCGCAAACATCTCAATTGGACTCGTTATGGCTTCGGAGAATAG
- a CDS encoding PAS domain S-box protein: MEFSFPAAGFQNISAFHPLRLLIEHAPAAIALFDTDVRYIITSRRWLEDYGLGDRNIIGQCHYDIFPEISEEWKAIHQQCLQGAIERREEEAFPRADGGIDWLKWEVRPWHRESGDVGGLIMFTEVITRQKAAELALAKANQELAAVNQGLERELAQRSSELKSFFNLTEDMLGIAGFDGYFKRVNPAFERKLGYTQAEFFAQPFISFVHPDDQASTLAVASQIAEGGSIAAFENRYRCQDGSYRWLAWTSAPDLDNPVLYATARDITVQKNAEAALRKQAKLLDQVKGAIISLDNEGIMTTWSKGAEDLYGYTAQEAIGQHVSILYPERLQDYLRASIIEPLKIKGHHEIETQVINKWGQEIDVLIALSLEKDIDGNVIGRIGYGIDITERKQAEAQIKAYSATLEQTLEELKQTQLQMIQSEKMSSLGQLVAGIAHEINNPVNFIFGNLTHAKGYTDDLLAIIRLYQDTFPEPGAAIEEAVEDLDLEFLIEDLPKLLTSMKIGADRIRAIVLSLRNFSRMDEMDLKDADIHEGIDSTIMILHHRLKKYSDRPAITINRDYGNLPRIECFPGQLNQVFMNILTNGIDALDDALQVQALAQPTITIKTYLEAENTAVITIADNGLGIPEQVRDRIFDPFFTTKEVGKGTGMGLSISYQVVAEKHGGTLTCHSAPGQGTEFVIKIPLRQREPKEN, from the coding sequence ATGGAATTTTCTTTTCCTGCTGCCGGTTTCCAGAACATCTCTGCGTTCCATCCGTTGCGGCTTTTGATCGAGCATGCCCCTGCTGCGATCGCCCTCTTTGACACCGATGTGCGCTACATCATCACCAGTCGCCGCTGGCTAGAAGACTATGGACTCGGCGATCGCAACATTATCGGTCAATGCCATTACGATATTTTTCCCGAAATTAGCGAAGAGTGGAAAGCAATTCATCAACAGTGTTTACAAGGAGCGATCGAACGTCGGGAAGAAGAAGCGTTTCCCCGTGCTGATGGGGGCATTGATTGGCTCAAGTGGGAAGTGCGTCCTTGGCACAGGGAATCGGGCGACGTGGGAGGTTTGATTATGTTTACAGAGGTAATCACGCGCCAGAAAGCAGCAGAACTGGCTCTCGCCAAAGCAAACCAGGAGCTAGCAGCCGTCAATCAAGGTTTAGAGCGTGAACTTGCCCAACGCAGTTCTGAACTGAAAAGCTTCTTTAACCTCACTGAGGATATGTTAGGGATTGCGGGATTTGACGGCTACTTCAAACGAGTTAACCCCGCCTTTGAGCGAAAATTAGGCTACACCCAAGCCGAATTCTTTGCCCAGCCGTTTATTTCCTTTGTTCACCCTGATGATCAAGCCTCAACCCTTGCGGTTGCCAGTCAAATTGCGGAGGGGGGAAGCATTGCAGCCTTTGAAAATCGCTATCGTTGTCAAGATGGCTCCTACCGTTGGCTCGCGTGGACATCCGCCCCGGATCTAGACAATCCAGTCCTCTATGCCACGGCTCGCGATATCACCGTGCAAAAAAACGCTGAGGCGGCCCTCCGAAAACAAGCCAAACTGCTCGATCAAGTCAAAGGTGCGATTATTTCCCTAGACAATGAGGGCATCATGACCACCTGGAGTAAGGGGGCAGAAGACCTGTATGGCTATACCGCTCAAGAAGCGATCGGTCAGCACGTCAGCATCTTATACCCTGAACGTCTGCAAGACTACCTTCGCGCTAGCATTATTGAGCCATTAAAAATAAAGGGACACCATGAAATAGAAACCCAAGTTATTAATAAATGGGGTCAAGAAATTGATGTTTTGATCGCGCTCTCCTTGGAAAAAGACATAGATGGTAATGTCATTGGCCGCATTGGATATGGCATCGATATTACGGAGCGGAAGCAAGCAGAAGCGCAAATCAAAGCATACAGTGCCACATTAGAGCAAACCTTAGAAGAACTGAAGCAAACTCAGTTACAGATGATTCAATCGGAGAAGATGTCGAGTTTGGGTCAGTTGGTGGCGGGGATTGCCCATGAGATTAATAATCCGGTGAACTTTATTTTTGGCAATCTGACCCATGCCAAGGGGTACACGGATGATTTACTAGCAATCATTCGACTCTATCAGGACACATTTCCAGAACCCGGAGCGGCGATCGAAGAAGCCGTTGAGGATCTTGATCTTGAGTTTTTAATCGAAGACTTGCCCAAACTCCTCACCTCAATGAAAATAGGGGCCGATCGCATCCGTGCCATTGTGCTGTCGTTGCGTAATTTTTCGCGCATGGATGAAATGGACCTCAAAGATGCGGATATCCATGAGGGGATTGATAGCACGATTATGATTCTGCATCATCGGCTCAAGAAATACAGCGATCGCCCCGCAATCACCATCAACCGAGACTATGGCAACCTGCCTCGCATCGAATGCTTCCCTGGTCAATTAAACCAGGTGTTTATGAATATTCTGACGAATGGGATTGATGCCCTTGATGATGCCCTCCAGGTGCAGGCCCTTGCACAGCCGACCATCACGATCAAAACCTATCTCGAAGCTGAAAATACAGCGGTGATCACCATTGCGGATAATGGCCTGGGGATTCCAGAGCAGGTGCGCGATCGCATTTTTGACCCGTTCTTTACGACGAAGGAGGTGGGCAAAGGTACGGGTATGGGTCTGTCGATCAGCTATCAAGTGGTGGCTGAAAAGCACGGGGGGACGCTAACCTGTCACTCGGCTCCTGGACAAGGCACCGAGTTTGTGATTAAGATTCCGCTGCGCCAACGTGAACCCAAAGAGAATTAA